Proteins from a genomic interval of Trichoderma breve strain T069 chromosome 2, whole genome shotgun sequence:
- a CDS encoding conserved oligomeric complex COG6 domain-containing protein produces MASPNSANPHHGLSWTSSSAPSGKGADLMVLKAASVLSTSYSDNDFRDAILLADQRFVGSSGKTRRLLRLDLLGEAISCNGEIVKEMGAVAERLKLVRGVVDRLNSRIEDIKCQIDLAHDRTAPALQGMSSLFEQRMEIERKQETLSAVERYFVMTEDEIDSLTSTIRPVDNEFFTNLQKAKNITLGCDILLGFENQTLGLELIDRTSVHINMAFQKLYKWVQQEFRTLNLENPNVNPCMRQALRVLAERPSLFQNCLDFFSASRERFLSEAFHCALTGITPQGTEDATTRPIDLTAHDPLRYVGDMFAWVHSATNDVFKTSTTSLNANLWTLPSDEASQGTDFKVLEALSHLMDRSFSPVVRILRQRVEQAVQSNEDVIPAYKISTLLNFYRATFEKLLGSGSGLEDCTGGLEKEAKRQFRSLVRDNILSIQGEFQQVPSNLEPPRFLQDAFKQLGTILQTYESSLSASADSGSEAQSILSQAFDPFMSGCEEIAKPMTYPEGGIFLVNCKLAAALCLDSFESTISRASQIREDISRDVLNLVDNQHITFRQKSGLDTLLNFLDNGKLAEIDQASVIQASQELDDFLPSALMDAMDRLKGLQDSEIARAIVEQAAEKFCTDFERLEEAIERQSGDEDVSSPLGDLRFSRTSADIRVLLS; encoded by the exons ATGGCTTCACCGAATAGTGCCAATCCTCATCATGGCCTATCGTGGACCTCTTCAAGTGCACCTAGTGGGAAAGGAGCTGATCTTATGGTCCTAAAGGCTGCATCTGTACTTTCCACTTCTTATTCTGATAACGACTTTCGCGATGCCATTCTCTTAGCCGATCAACGATTCGTGGGAAGCAGTGGTAAAACTAGGCGCCTACTTCGTCTGGATCTTCTAGGAGAAGCAATTAGCTGCAATGGCGAAATTGTTAAGGAAATGGGCGCTGTTGCAGAG CGACTGAAACTCGTCCGAGGAGTAGTGGATAGATTGAACTCTAGGATCGAGGATATAAAATGCCAAATCGATCTGGCTCATGACCGAACCGCACCGGCATTGCAAGGAATGTCGTCCCTTTTCGAGCAGCGCATGGAAATCGAGAGGAAGCAAGAGACTCTCAGCGCAGTTGAACGTTATTTCGTTATGACAGAGGACGAGATTGACTCTCTTACTTCAACTATCAGACCAGTTGACAATGAATTTTTCACCAATCTACAAAAGGCGAAGAATATCACTCTTGGCTGCGACATTCTTCTTGGATTTGAAAACCAAACCCTCGGCTTAGAATTGATCGACCGGACGTCTGTGCATATAAATATGGCTTTCCAAAAGCTTTACAAGTGGGTTCAGCAAGAATTCAGGACACTGAATTTAGAAAATCCCAATGTGAATCCTTGCATGCGACAGGCTTTACGAGTCCTTGCAGAAAGGCCTTCTCTGTTTCAGAATTGTCTGGACTTTTTTTCAGCATCCAGAGAACGATTTTTATCAGAAGCTTTTCACTGCGCCCTTACAGGCATTACACCACAAGGGACCGAAGATGCAACTACTAGGCCTATTGATCTAACAGCACATGATCCTCTCCGCTATGTCGGCGATATGTTTGCTTGGGTTCACTCTGCCACG AATGATGTATTCAAAACGTCAACCACAAGTCTAAATGCAAATCTCTGGACTCTACCCTCGGATGAGGCTTCGCAAGGCACCGATTTCAAGGTTCTTGAAGCCCTCAGCCACCTAATGGATCGTAGTTTCTCGCCTGTTGTTCGAATACTACGTCAACGGGTCGAGCAGGCAGTACAATCCAACGAGGATGTCATTCCTGCCTACAAGATCTCCACGCTTCTCAATTTCTACAGAGCTACCTTTGAAAAGCTTCTGGGTTCAGGATCGGGCTTAGAAGATTGTACAGGAGGTCTTGAGAAAGAAGCTAAGAGACAGTTCCGATCACTCGTCAGAGATAATATTCTCTCTATCCAAGGAGAGTTCCAGCAAGTCCCTTCGAACCTAGAACCACCTCgatttcttcaagatgccttTAAGCAGCTTGGTACCATTCTGCAGACTTACGAATCCTCCTTATCTGCGTCTGCAGATTCTGGCAGCGAGGCACAGAGCATATTGTCACAAGCTTTTGATCCATTTATGTCTGGCTGCGAGGAGATAGCAAAGCCTATGACGTATCCCGAGGGCGGAATATTCCTTGTCAACTGCAAACTTGCGGCGGCTCTTTGTCTTGACAGCTTTGAAAGTACAATTTCCCGAGCGAGTCAGATTCGAGAAGATATTTCAAGGGACGTCCTGAACTTGGTTGATAACCAACATATTACTTTTCGCCAGAAATCGGGTTTGGATACCCTGCTAAACTTCTTAGACAACGGTAAACTTGCTGAGATAGATCAAGCTTCTGTTATTCAAGCAAGCCAGGAGCTCGACGATTTTCTTCCTTCCGCATTGATGGACGCAATGGACAGGCTGAAGGGACTACAAGATTCAGAAATAGCTCGTGCTATTGTAGAACAGGCAGCTGAAAAATTCTGCACTGATTTCGAGAGATTGGAAGAGGCTATTGAAAGGCAGAGCGGCGATGAGGACGTATCCAGTCCACTTGGGGACTTAAGATTCTCAAGGACATCGGCTGATATCCGCGTGCTCCTCTCTTGA
- a CDS encoding CBS domain-containing protein — protein MSFNTDSDIPSKLPEAKASPSPHRSPSSSSTSKASHRQSFTEGFRNPPPSPRHRHPSLTQAAIQDLLIHPPSTNKHQNPKFVGREWRDITIGELITAEDVNWIEIGGSVEEATLMLLQSSTGVVLVRDEASATSPTFCFDYNDLNAYLLTVVGVSRPESDQATLFHDIMTKAQGGARISLREIQTLCSREAIVKLDSGVNLAQAIEKLGSGIHRILVTEQAGNVIGIISQLRMVEFFWNEGINFPTIERLNPVTLQELGIGVRPIISVHADAPLTEALSLMYDEGLSSVAIVDNGQNVVGNISTKDVRHLTSSSSAYLLGNSCMHFISIILNEKGVERGQDVYPVFYVNPYSTLAHTVAKLVATKSHRMWIVDAGPQSSPMSTPTTPMTTSQTSISAGTVPGPIASAVPAVTVPAASMAGALLSGKLIGVVSLTDILNIFAKSTGLHPSEPWEQRVRRRRSSSSSVRPSVESLRSSVETRR, from the exons ATGTCTTTCAATACCGATTCAGATATTCCCTCCAAGTTACCTGAGGCAAAggcctcgccgtcgccaCACAGGTCGCCTTCGAGCTCGAGCACCAGCAAGGCTTCCCATCGACAAAGCTTCACTGAAGGATTCCGCAATCCTCCACCTTCGCCCCGCCATCGACACCCCTCTCTGACCCAAGCTGCAATCCAAGACCTTCTCATTCACCCACCTTCCACCAACAAACACCAAAACCCCAAGTTTGTCGGGCGAGAATGGAGAGACATCACCATAGGAGAGCTTATTACAGCTGAGGATGTAAACTGGATTGAAATCGGAGGTAGCGTGGAGGAAGCCACATTG ATGCTCCTCCAGAGTTCAACCGGCGTTGTTCTCGTCAGAGACGAAGCTTCTGCTACATCGCCAACATTCTGTTTTGATTATAACGATCTGAATGCCTACCTCCTCACCGTTGTGGGTGTTTCTCGGCCTGAGAGTGATCAAGCCACGCTTTTTCATGACATCATGACCAAggctcaaggaggagctcGTATATCACTTCGCGAGATCCAGACCTTGTGTTCCAGAGAAGCCATCGTCAAATTGGACTCAGGTGTGAATCTAGCTCAAGCTATAGAAAAGCTTGGTAGCGGAATACACAGAATCTTGGTTACTGAACAAGCTGGGAATGTTATTGGGATTATAAGCCAACTTCGCATGGTGGAGTTCTTCTGGAACGAAGGGATCAATTTTCCCACCATTGAACGACTTAATCCAGTCACGCTACAAGAGTTAGGAATTGGAGTGCGGCCGATAATCTCCGTCCA CGCCGACGCTCCTCTTACTGAAGCTTTATCACTCATGTATGATGAGGGTCTTTCAAGCGTAGCTATTGTAGACAACGGACAAAATGTGGTGGGCAACATCTCAACAAAGGACGTGCGGCATTTGACAAGCTCCTCGAGTGCATATTTGCTTGGTAACTCTTGTATGCACTTCATTTCCATCATTCTAAACGAAAAAGGGGTGGAAAGGGGACAGGATGTCTATCCCGTTTTCTACGTAAACCCTTACTCAACATTGGCACACACCGTAGCCAAATTGGTGGCAACAAAATCGCATCGGATGTGGATTGTGGATGCAGGACCACAATCGTCACCTATGTCAACGCCTACGACACCAATGACCACATCACAAACTTCTATATCAGCGGGGACAGTTCCAGGACCGATTGCATCTGCTGTGCCTGCAGTCACCGTTCCGGCAGCTTCGATGGCCGGGGCTCTGTTGTCAGGAAAACTAATCGGAGTGGTCTCGCTAACAGATATTCTCAACATATTTGCCAAATCTACAGGATTGCACCCCTCTGAGCCATGGGAACAGAGAGTACGCCGCCGACgcagctcgagcagctcCGTACGGCCCAGCGTAGAGTCTTTACGGTCCAGCGTGGAAACAAGGAGGTAA
- a CDS encoding HEAT-like repeat domain-containing protein, which yields MSLLSPDIHAELTQLLQALQASDNGIRSQAEEHLQNSWTNSRPEVLLMGLAEQIQAGADNAIRSFAAVIFRRISSKTRKTDTGNNVDMFYSLVKDQAIVIRQKLLETLGSETDRAVRNKISDAVAEVARQYTDNNDSWPELLGALFQLSQAIEAEKRETAYRVFATTPGIIEKQHEEAVLQAFQRGFKDDAVQVRLAAMDAFASFFRTISKKGQSKYYALIPDVLNILPPIKDSQDSDDLSKALVALIDLAETAPKMFKPLFHNLVQFSISVVQDKELDTICRQNALELMATFADYAPSMCRKDASYTTDMITQCLSLMTDLGEDDDDATEWLASDDLEADESDQNHVAGEQTMDRLANKLGGQTILAPTFNWLPRMMTSMAWRDRHAALMAISAISEGCRDLMIGELSQVLDLVIPALQDPHPRVRWAGCNALGQMSTDFAPKMQTDFYDRILKAIIPVLNSPEARVKSHAAAALVNFCEEAEKSILEPYLDELLSHLFQLLQSEKRFVQEQALSTIATIADAAEAAFAKYYDTLMPLLVNVLQTQSEKEYRLLRAKAMECATLIALAVGKERLGQDAMTLVNLLAHIQTNITDADDPQAQYLMHCWGRMCRVLGTDFIPFLENVMPPLLELAMAKPDIQLLDDDEQAEQMQGEEGWDTMDDKNMAIELLVVYAQVLEGAFAPFVANIMEKIALPGLSFFFHDPVRYISAKLVPQLLSSYKKAYGCPSNELTGLWNATVDKLLEVLTAEPGIDTLAEMYQCFYESVQVLGKECLTIDHMNRFIDSSLSALEDYKDRVAERADAKEGATADDVEDEAEETLIAIEDDQTLLSDMNKAFHSIFKNHGVSFLPAWERLMSTYEGFLSSPDPTQRQWGLCIMDDVLEYCGPQSIRYATYIQQPLIDGCQDASAAIRQAAAYGIGVAAHRGGAAWSPFLGGSVPFLFQVTQVPDARNEDNVYATENASAAIAKILHYNSGNVDDVNTIITRWIDTLPVTNDEEAAPYAYAYLAELIDRQYPSVMNQAGKVFVFIAQALEAETLQGQTASRVAAATKILLTAANVDPMPLLQQFSPESQRTIMGYFS from the exons ATGTCCCTTCTATCCCCAGACATACATGCAGAGCTCACGCAGCTTTTGCAGGCACTTCAGGCTTCCGACAATGGCATCCGATCTCAAGCTGAGGAGCATCTCCAGAACAGCTGGACAAACTCGCGTCCAGAAGTCCTTCTAATGGGACTTGCGGAGCAGATACAAGCTGGTGCAGATAATGCG ATTCGATCTTTCGCTGCCGTCATATTCAGACGGATTTCTTCAAAAACCCGGAAAACCGACACTGGGAACAACGTGGATATGTTTTATTCGCTAGTAAAGGACCAAGCCATCGTCATTCGCCAGAAACTACTCGAGACCCTAGGCTCTGAAACCGATCGAGCAGTTCGAAACAAAATTAGCGATGCCGTTGCTGAGGTCGCGCGGCAATACACAGATAATA ATGATTCTTGGCCGGAACTTCTGGGAGCGCTCTTCCAGTTAAGCCAGGCAATAGAAGCTGAAAAGCGCGAGACCGCATACAGAGTTTTTGCTACGACTCCCGGAATCATCGAGAAGCAACACGAGGAAGCCGTTCTGCAGGCCTTCCAAAGAGGATTCAAAGATGACGcagtacag GTCCGATTGGCCGCTATGGATGCTTTTGCATCTTTCTTCAGGACGATCAGCAAGAAAGGCCAATCCAAGTACTATGCTCTCATTCCCGATGTGCTCAATATTCTCCCCCCTATCAAGGACAGCCAAGACTCGGATGACTTGAGCAAAGCTCTCGTGGCCCTCATTGACCTGGCGGAGACGGCACCGAAAATGTTCAAACCTCTCTTCCACAACTTGGTCCAGTTCAGCATCTCGGTAgtccaagacaaagaactGGATACTATTTGCCGACAGAATGCATTGGAATTAATGGCTACCTTCGCTGATTATGCCCCATCGATGTGCCGAAAGGATGCGTCTTACACGACCGATATGATCACTCAGTGCCTGAGTTTGATGACTGATCttggcgaagatgatgacgatgctacCGAATGGCTGGCATCTGATGAT CTTGAGGCAGATGAGAGTGATCAGAACCATGTTGCTGGAGAGCAAACTATGGATCGCCTGGCTAATAAGCTGGGGGGCCAGACAATCCTTGCTCCCACCTTCAACTGGCTTCCGCGAATGATGACGTCCATGGCTTGGAGAGATCGACATGCTGCACTCATGGCGATTTCTGCCATTTCGGAGGGCTGCCGGGATCTCATGATCGGAGAGCTTAGCCAAGTTCTTGACTTGGTGATCCCAGCTCTCCAAGATCCACATCCTCGTGTGCGATGGGCTGGCTGCAACGCTTTAGGGCAAATGAGTACTGATTTTGCGCCCAAAATGCAAACCGATTTCTATGACCGGATTTTGAAAGCCATTATTCCTGTCCTTAACTCGCCAGAGGCTCGTGTAAAATCTCATGCGGCTGCAGCCCTGGTAAACTTTTGTGAGGAAGCGGAAAAGTCCATTCTGGAACCCTACCTGGATGAGCTCTTATCACACTTGTTCCAATTGCTTCAAAGCGAGAAACGATTTGTTCAGGAGCAGGCATTATCCACAATCGCAACTATAGCCGACGCAGCCGAGGCGGCATTTGCAAAATACTACGATACCCTAATGCCTCTTCTCGTCAATGTTCTTCAGACTCAGAGTGAGAAGGAGTATAGGCTACTACGAGCCAAAGCAATGGAGTGTGCAACTCTTATTGCCCTTGCTGTTGGAAAAGAGCGACTTGGGCAGGATGCCATGACTCTTGTTAATCTCCTAGCTCACATCCAGACAAATATCACGGATGCAGATGATCCGCAGGCACAATATCTTATGCATTGCTGGGGTCGTATGTGCCGCGTTCTTGGTACTGATTTCATTCCTTTCCTTGAGAATGTTATGCCACCACTTCTTGAActtgccatggccaagccggatatccagctgctggacgatgatgagcaagCAGAGCAAATGCAAGGCGAAGAGGGCTGGGA TACCATGGATGACAAGAATATGGCTATTGAGCTCTTGGTTGTTTATGCTCAGGTGCTCGAAGGTGCTTTTGCACCATTCGTCGCAAATAtcatggagaagattgccCTGCCCGGTCTTTCGTTCTTCTTTCACGATCCTGTCCGTTATATCTCGGCCAAGCTTGTTCCGCAGCTGCTCAGCTCGTATAAAAAGGCTTACGGTTGCCCTTCAAACGAGCTAACTGGCCTGTGGAATGCGACCGTGGATAAGCTATTGGAGGTACTCACGGCTGAACCAGGAATTGATACACTTGCGGAGATGTATCAGTGTTTCTACGAGTCTGTGCAAGTCCTGGGCAAAGAGTGTCTTACGATAGACCATATGAACCGATTTATCGACTCCTCGCTCTCTGCACTGGAGGATTATAAAGACCGGGTGGCAGAGCGTGCTGATGCTAAGGAAGGGGCCACTGCTGATGACGTGGAGGACGAAGCAGAGGAGACCCTGATAGCGATCGAAGATGACCAAACGCTTCTCTCTGATATGAACAAAGCATTTCACTCTATCTTCAAGAACCACGGCGTTTCATTTCTGCCCGCTTGGGAGCGCCTCATGTCTACTTATGAAGGATTTCTTTCGTCACCTGATCCAACGCAGCGACAATGGGGTCTCTGCATCATGGACGATGTTTTGGAGTACTGTGGCCCCCAAAGTATTCGATATGCGACGTACATTCAACAGCCCCTTATTGATGGCTGCCAGGATGCCTCTGCAGCGATCCGTCAAGCAGCTGCATACGGTATTGGAGTTGCAGCACATAGAGGCGGCGCTGCGTGGTCCCCCTTCCTAGGCGGATCAGTGCCGTTCCTGTTTCAAGTCACCCAGGTTCCCGATGCTCGGAACGAAGACAACGTTTATGCTACAGAAAATGCCTcagctgccattgccaagaTTCTCCATTACAACTCCGGCAACGTTGATGATGTTAACACAATAATCACGCGGTGGATTGACACATTACCAGTAACCAACGATGAAGAAGCGGCACCGTATGCCTATGCATATCTAGCAGAGCTGATTGATCG TCAATACCCATCCGTAATGAACCAAGCTGGCAAGGTTTTTGTATTCATTGCACAGGCCCTGGAAGCAGAAACACTTCAGGGGCAAACGGCTAGCCGTGTAGCTGCCGCGACAAAAATTCTTCTAACTGCTGCAAATGTAGACCCAATGCCACTGCTTCAGCAATTCTCTCCAGAGTCACAGCGAACTATCATGGGATATTTCAGCTAA
- a CDS encoding EMG1/NEP1 methyltransferase domain-containing protein encodes MSSPDPRAGMKRPRTQSLPPPSLPQLVAEQKTPIPLTDKDSQRLIVVLSNASLETYKAVQGGVNRAGLHREEKYSLLNSDEHIGVMRKMNRDISDARPDIAHQCLLTLLDSPINKAGRLQIYIHTAKGVLIEVSPSVRIPRTFKRFAGLMVQLLHRLSIRSTTSNEKLLRVIQNPITDHLPSNCRKVTLSFDAPVVRVREYMESLNPKESICVFVGAMAKGADTFADSIVDEKISISNFSLSASVACSKFCHAAEDAWDIL; translated from the exons ATGTCGTCCCCCGATCCTCGCGCTGGCATGAAACGGCCTA gAACGCAGTCTCTGCCACCACCGTCTCTACCTCAACTGGTCGCTGAGCAGAAGACTCCCATCCCGCTCACTGACAAAGATTCCCAGCGACTGATTGTCGTACTCTCGAATGCCAGCTTGGAGACATACAAGGCAGTTCAGGGAGGCGTCAACCGTGCCGGCCTCCACCGAGAGGAGAAATATTCGCTTCTCAACAGCGATGAGCATATAGGTGTTATGCGGAAGATGAACCGCGACATAAGCGATGCACGACCAGACATCGCGCATCAG TGCCTACTGACTCTCTTGGACTCACCAATCAACAAAGCCGGCCGACTTCAAATTTACATCCATACAGCTAAAGGTGTGCTCATTGAGGTATCCCCTTCTGTCCGTATCCCCCGGACTTTCAAGCGATTTGCAGGCCTCATGGTACAGCTCTTGCACCGGCTTTCAATTCGCTCCACGACTTCCAACGAGAAGCTTTTACGTGTGATTCAGAATCCGATTACGGATCACTTGCCATCAAATTGTCGAAAAGTAACTCTTAGTTTTGATGCTCCAGTAGTTCGCGTACGTGAGTACATGGAGTCTCTAAATCCCAAGGAGAGCATTTGCGTTTTCGTTGGAGCTATGGCGAAGGGTGCCGATACTTTTGCCGACTCAATAGTCGACGAGAAGATTTCTATCAGCAATTTCTCGCTTTCAGCAAGTGTAGCGTGCAGCAAGTTCTGCCATGCGGCTGAGGATGCATGGGATATCCTATAA
- a CDS encoding zinc-finger double-stranded RNA-binding domain-containing protein, with product MGVGNKRTLTKTRRKTRDVDQVISDLRSKKHLAQYKDTKLTQDLPGLGKNYCVTCSRWFDTPATLATHERGKPHKRRLKQLREESAIESKSGQAHLNKMDMEQEPAAEGGVEMVL from the exons ATGGGGGTTGGAAATAAGCGCACGCTCACAAAGACGAGGCGCAAGACGCG CGACGTGGATCAGGTCATATCTGACCTTCGATCGAAGAAGCACCTTGCGCAATACAAAGACACTAAATTAACACAAGATCTGCCAGGACTTGGGAAAAACTACTGTGTGACTTGTTCTAGGTGGTTCGACACTCCCGCAACCCTCGCTACTCACGAGCGAGGGAAGCCACACAAGCGGAG GTTAAAACAACTGCGAGAAGAATCTGCGATCGAGTCGAAATCTGGACAAGCACACTTGAATaagatggacatggagcAGGAACCTGCAGCTGAGGGCGGCGTTGAAATGGTTCTCTGA
- a CDS encoding DASH complex subunit dam1 domain-containing protein — translation MVPPAAPDAYPSSVKPPNSRSWTSRPTTPLRPPSQSSFRGSLQPSGDGDGAFPLKRLEPAFAELSDAMADLEANMMHFQLIDESLARFGESFASFLYGLNMNAFCVDFPETPILQSFRRDRQPSTEVRPAHDAEATYMTTDISFVESPPQSTRPNPKQKGPEHRQSRLPSARGSSTRGRPTTSRSSSRPSGIVRPRGRALR, via the exons ATGGTGCCACCAGCTGCCCCAGACGCATATCCAAGCAGCGTCAAACCTCCCAATTCGCGATCATGGACATCTCGACCGACCACACCGCTTCGCCCACCTTCGCAGTCGTCTTTCCGTGGATCTCTGCAACCTTcaggcgatggagatggcgcGTTTCCTCTCAAGAGATTAGAGCCAGCATTTGCAGAGCTGTCTGATGCCATGGCCGATCTTGAGGCAAACATGATGCATTTTCAACTTATAGACGAGAGTTTGGCTAGATTTGGTGAATCGTTTGCGAGTTTTCTTTACGGCCTAAATATGAACGCTTTTTGCGTCGACTTCCCAGAG ACCCCCATACTTCAGTCGTTCCGTCGAGACCGCCAACCCAGCACTGAAGTACGACCAGCACACGACGCAGAGGCAACTTATAT GACGACCGATATATCCTTTGTGGAAAGCCCCCCGCAATCGACGAGGCCTAATCCGAAGCAAAAGGGACCTGAACATCGCCAATCGCGTTTACCATCTGCACGGGGTAGCTCAACAAGAGGCAGACCAACCACCAGTCGCTCATCTAGCCGGCCGAGTGGTATCGTGCGGCCGCGAGGACGGGCTCTGAGGTAG
- a CDS encoding dnaJ domain-containing protein — MGAEQSSNSESRRADTGTSQRTCYYELLEVERTATDIEIKKAYRKKALELHPDRNFNNVEAATEKFAEVQAAYDILSDPQERAWYDSHRESILSGQHDSNDASAPPTFHNVHLTTADDIMRLISRFNSTIPYTDDVNGFYSITRETFEHLAQEEEAAADYEGLEFPEYPTFGSSDSDYDPTVKSFYAIWTGFATKKSFMWQDKYRLSDAPDRRTRRWMEKENKKLRDDAIREFTDAVRFLVSFVRKRDPRYIPNTQSEADRHKSLRTAAAAQAARSRAANKETYSSFDVPDWVHSREDENGQHQPSESEESEIETEILECVACNKRFKSEKQFESHERSKKHLKAVQDLRRQMKRETANLDLDATTVDDHEANEDVNTPEADQSESHGEEEEELDQSFHKLNVQSTSDQSAHDNHDEGVHSNSSKQPQKVSADDTKPKIKIGKAKLKRQKKAAAAAATENEHRCNICTAEFDSKTKLFKHIRDLGHAASTVQPGGAGNGKKV; from the exons ATGGGGGCTGAACAGTCCTCAAATTCGGAATCGCGCCGTGCCGACACTGGGACCAGCCAAAGAACATGCTACTATGAACTCTTAGAAGTCGAAAGGACTGCAACTGACATTGA AATCAAGAAGGCATATCGCAAGAAGGCTTTGGAGTTGCATCCAGATCGCAATTTCAACAACGTTGAAGCGGCCACGGAAAAGTTTGCAGAAGTTCAGGCTGCATATGACATTTTGTCTGACCCCCAGGAAAGAGCCTGGTATGACTCACACCGCGAGAGCATTTTGAGTGGCCAACATGATTCCAATGATGCATCTGCGCCTCCAACTTTTCATAATGTTCATCTTACTACTGCAGATGATATTATGCGTCTCATATCACGATTCAACTCCACCATTCCATATACTGACGATGTTAACGGCTTCTACTCGATCACGAGAGAGACATTTGAGCATCTCGCtcaagaggaggaagctgcCGCTGACTACGAAGGTCTTGAGTTTCCTGAGTATCCGACGTTTGGCTCATCCGACAGTGATTACGATCCTACTGTGAAATCCTTTTATGCCATCTGGACTGGATTCGCTACGAAGAAATCATTCATGTGGCAAGACAAATATCGCCTCTCAGACGCCCCAGATCGCAGGACTAGGCGttggatggagaaggaaaacaaaaagctACGAGACGATGCTATTCGAGAGTTTACCGACGCTGTTCGATTTCTAGTCTCCTTTGTCAGGAAGCGGGATCCTCGCTATATTCCAAACACTCAAAGTGAGGCAGATCGTCACAAGTCCCTTCGgaccgctgctgctgcgcaaGCTGCTCGGTCTCGTGCTGCGAATAAGGAAACCTACTCTTCATTTGACGTACCAGACTGGGTTCACTCCAGAGAGGATGAAAATGGGCAGCATCAACCTTCAGAGTCTGAAGAGTCTGAAATTGAAACGGAGATTCTAGAGTGTGTGGCGTGTAACAAACGATTCAAGAGCGAAAAGCAATTTGAATCCCACGAGCGCAGCAAGAAACATCTCAAGGCTGTTCAAGATCTACGTCGACagatgaaaagagaaacagcaAACTTGGATTTGGACGCAACAACGGTCGAT GACCATGAAGCGAATGAGGACGTA AATACACCCGAAGCGGACCAGAGCGAAAGTCacggtgaagaagaagaagaacttgaTCAGTCATTTCACAAGCTGAATGTCCAGTCGACGAGTGACCAATCGGCTCATGACAATCACGACGAGGGGGTGCATAGCAATTCATCCAAACAGCCACAGAAGGTCTCCGCTGATGATACGAAACCGAAAATCAAAATTGGAAAAGCAAAGCTCAAACGCCAGaaaaaagctgctgctgcagcagcaaccgaAAACGAG CATCGATGCAATATCTGCACAGCTGAGTTTGACTCTAAAACGAAGCTATTTAAACATATCCGTGATTTAGGCCATGCTGCCTCCACTGTCCAGCCTGGCGGTGCCGGAAATGGTAAAAAGGTATAA